TTCCTCTATTTTGATTATTTCTCTAGGCCAGATTTGAATTTGTAGTTTAGGGTTTGACCATACTTTCCTTATCCAACAACACCAAAGGAATGAATGCTCTATTGACTTACGAAATTTTTGGCACTGGCGGCAGATTATTACGGGTGTAACGTTTCATCAAACAAATTATTTCTCGTAGGTAGGATATTTTGACACACCCTCCACTCGAAAATCCTGATATTTGGGAAGGTATTCACTTTCTAGATATGCAACCATAGAGCCTTAGGAGCATAGTAGGAAGACAAAGCACGATGAATACTCCGTCGTTACTCCGTTTGTCAAATTCGATTATATACAATCTTCACAATGTAATCACCTAATTTGTTATTAGTCTAGACCAAGCGACCTTTTTATGAGTTCTTACCTTGGTAAATTGTAAGTATTTCTTCTATAATCTACTCATTGAAGAAGTTGTACAACGTTGACTCCTTCCATAGGTTCATCATGATTCATTGGGTCACCTACAAATCCTTTCTTTAGCCATCTATCTTCATGAATATGAATACTTTCTCCATTATCAACTGACCACCTCGTTTCCTGAGCCATGGCCTCTCTATGTACAATTAAGCCTTACCATCTCCGAGATGGACGGGAACCCTTATCTACATGCCGGAAATTCTCATTGGGAAAGTAGATCTCTTTTATAACCCAGCTCCAAATGGTAAAGGGTGTTTTTGCTAGTCTCCATACATGTTTACAAAACTTTGCTTTGCTAAAAGAGATTGAGTCCTAAAGCGTAATCTGCCActgtcttttctcctttttagcGCTTCCCACTTTCTCTAGTGCATTCTACTTTAAATTCATTGTTTTTCCACCCAAAGGACGCCGGTTGCTTTTCTACAGTTGTACAAGTGAAAATGGGGATTCTATATCTCAACATTGCATATTGGGGCAAGGAAGACTTGCGCCATTGTTTtattcttatttggaatgaGTCGGAGTTTAAATCTAAGTGCTCAATTTCAATGTGCCATAGTataatgatttattttgatcaatttcatCTCCATTCATTATGAATTATCTCGATTTCTTCTATACTATTTAAGTTGTCTTGTTCGTGTTAAGCAAATAAAGCTACGCTGGGTAGTCAGGATAGATAATACAtattctatcccatgtttgggTGTTGTTAAAGACAGGATGTAGCTCGATATAAGAAAACTATAGctcatataaaaatatttcatatgaGAAATGGGATAAAATTggagagggttttttttttttatgtccatAATATAagcttttttatgaaaatttttacCCGCTCCTTCTCCTCCGTAACTCTGATTCACGTTAATACTTTACGACTCCTTCATAACTCTTTGATTCCCATCGAAACATCACAGAAGTAGCAAGAGGGTCAaatctccttctccttttgtAACTCTCTCTATTTCACATGGAAGCCTCATCAAAACAGCAAGGGATCCTCCATGACTCTCTAGCTTGAGTTGAAATTTCGCGAAAGCAACGAAGAAGTCAAAACACTTTATATTTCAGAATTGCGAAGGTAAATGATCATACTATTTCTCTCTACCTAGATATGTTACTCTTTGGCCAAGCTATCTCATCGATATCGTTGTTACTTGTTTACATTTCTTGTCATAGTCGAATTTGTGACTCTGAAATGCTATAACAATCTCTTTTGCCATTTAAGCTTTAGATCATACAATTATCATAGATTGATTGTCAgagtttgtttttattttctttggcgGTGAATTACGAGAGATTCTTACCATTTCCTTTTATGCTATTTACACCAAAATGGCAATTCCTAGCAAGTAATAGACATGCTAGGAATATTTGGCTGTCATTGCGATTCACCAGataatcaacaaaataaagcaaaattcctaattttatatcttatccaatctaattttgtttttgtcacCAATCTTTCAACTGCtttcaattccacacaaatcGACAAGGTGACATGTGGAGGATGGAGTTcgatccctttttttttattgctctCTAATATGCAATATGGCATTTTGTACAATGGTCACACCACGTAACAATAACGCGTGAAATAAATTGATtaacaagaaatgaaaatttcaaaattcaaacacGAAAGCTTCTTCAAATGCATATTACGAAGAGAACGAAAATTGACGTGATGTAGCAAAAGGAATCCTCTCCACGCTCGGAGCTCTCTCTCTACCGAAGGTGTAGCAATGGCAACCCCCACTCTCACAAAACCTAATCACCCACCATAATCATGCTTCCCACCACTGTCTCATCCATTTTCACGAGCCCCCACCCTCAAAAAACCTAATCACCCATCATTCTATTGCTTTATATTACTGTTTCATCCAAACCCATGAACCTAGGACAACGTTCTTCGTCACCAGCGGAGTCTTCGCTGTTTGTACCCATATCCACTCACCGAAGAAGAGAGAACCTGACTTCTGGATGTAGGGATTCAGGTGTGGCTTTTTTTGATATCTGAGGAGCCGATCTACCAGATTGGGGGAAATCTCAAATCCTTCATCCCGTGACTAATCCCTAGCAGtgatggaaggggaaggagaagctGCGGGCCGTCTCGCCCATCTCTGCAATAAATTAGGTAAGATGATGTATGAGAACGATATGACTATACTTGATGAGGATTTATCGGCTGAAAAACTTCAAGAGTGCCAATTTTCTCTAGTTGGGCAACTCTACAATAACCTTAATATCAACTTTCAAGCACTTACAACAGCTATGAAAAAGGCGTGGAAGAATGAGAATGTAGAGGTGAAACCATTAGAAAATGGGACAATTAGCTTTGCTTTCAGGAATGAAGGGGAAAATAACCGAGTATGAGAGGGAGGTCCTTGGTCGTTTTCAAACCATTTATTGATGCTAAAAGCATGGGAGCCGGGCACTCCTCTACACTGTTATGAATTTAAAACATGTGCATTTTGGGTCAGAATTTATGGGCTCCCTTTGGAATGGAATTCTGAAAGCATGATAAAGAAGATCGCAAGTTCAATGGGGAGAGTTCTGGAGGTGAAAACAGATGCTAGAGGCCCTGCTTTTCAGAAAATAGGGAAAGCAAGAGTGGAGCTAGATGTGGAGGCTGAATTGCGAGTAGGACAATTGATGCGACATGGGAACAAAAAAGTGTGGCTGGACTTTAAATATGAGAGATTACCATTTTTCTGTTTCTCTTGCGGCAAGATAAGCCATTATGCGACTTATTGTAAAGACATACCTTATGAGGAGGAGAAATTCACAACTGAACTGGGAGGGTGCTTTGGAGGCTGGTTGAAAGCAGAAACCTCTGACCATAGTCCATTCTGGAAAATGTTCTATCATGAAGCGGCACCAAcacaaaatgaagaagaggttGTTCCTGAAACCCCTGTACAACCAGGACAAATTGAAATTAGAGAAGAACACCAGCATCTTCCACTTCTTAACAATCGGAATTTTCAGCAGGGAAGTCTAGACCATATGCTAATGGATCATTACTCTCACACTACAAATGAGATAATGATGCAAAACTCAGGGAAAAGAACGCTTCTACTCACTGGTCCGGAGCACATCAGCAATCCTAATCTCCAGACATCTACTTCAAACAGCCTCAGAAAAGAAAACCACTATGCAACCAAAAACCCCCTctttcaagaaacaaagaaaaagcaaTGTGCAAGCAACACTAACCCCAGCACAGGGTTGGTTGGTTGAGACTCAGCTCCTCGAAACACCCATACAAATGACTAAAGAAGTTGAAGCACGGGCtgtggtggctagccctaataagccaccaaatgACCCATGAATATActaagttggaactgtcaagggttgggcacacccttgACGGTCTGAGAGTTGAGAGCCTTAACGGCTCAAtataggccctgtttggtttctataatggaaacaaaaaataaggcTGAGTTTGTGCAAAGAATCAAAAGAAGACTCCAATTCCAGAGGTGTGTAGTAGTGGATCCAGTGGGTACGGCGGGAGGATTGGCCCTTATGTGGGATGATCGGATTTCAGTGGATATTGACACAATGACTGCAAACTTTGTGAATTTAAAGTGTGAAGAAGGGTTTTcgagtaaaaaaaaatgcatatcaCCTTTGTCCATGCTCCATATAACTACTTAAGAAGGCTGCAAATTTGGGAACAATTGAAACAAATCAGCTCCTCAAATACCTTGCCTTGGGTGTGCttgggagattttaatgaagtgcGGTTTCATTGGGAAAAAGTGGGGAAGAGGCTGGCTGAAAATTTCAGAATGACTGCTTTTCGGGATTGCTTGGATGCATGCTCTTTCATGGATATAGATAGTAAGGGATGTGCTTTTACTTGGGCTAATAACAGAGATGGGGAAGAATATGAGAAAGAACGACTAGATAGGGTCTTGTGCATGATCGAATGGAGATTAATGTACCCTGAAGCTGAGGCTCTTGTCATTCCTACAGTAGGTTCAGATCATAGTCCTATTATATTGTCTCTTCAAACAACTCAAGTTAGAAGAAAAcgaaacttcaaatttgaggcGTTTTAGCTTGAGAATGCTGAATGTAGGGAAGTGGTGTTGGAATCATGGCAAATGATGAATTAGAGCCAAACAAATCTTGCTGGAAAACTTGCTGCTGTTCAGAATGCTCTATCTAAATGGAGCAAAGAGACATTTGTGAATGGGAAAAAGAGAATTAGAATGCTGAAGAGGGAGCTTGAATGCCTAACAAATCATATTTCATGTTCTTTCAACAAGGCACAATTTCAAAAGATACAAAGTGAAATTGATGAACTTGGGAGGTAATAAGAAATGTATTGGGGGTTACGATCTAGAATTGAGTGGCTGAGATGGGGAGATTGGAATACAAAATACTTCCATGCGACAACTATCCAAAGAAGACAGAGAAACAGGATTTCTATGCTGCAAAATTACGAAAATACATGGCTGGTTGAGCAAAATCAGTTAAAAGAACATACCGTGCAATTTTTCAGGAAATTATACCAGTCCCAGGGTCCCCGGAACTTTGCACCAGTGGTAGAGCAAATATCTGCAGCAGTGATAGAAGATATGAATAGAATGTTACTTGCTGAAGTTACTGTAGAAGAAGTTATTGAAGTAGCATTTCAGCTAGGAGCAACTAAAGCTCCAGGGTCAGATGGTCTTAATGGGTTGTTCTATCAGCATCACTGGGAAGACATTAAAGGGGACATGTTCAAGGAGGTCAAGAACTTTTTGACCACTGGATCACTCTCAACAGCACTCAACCAAACACATATCTCCCTCATTTCGAAGATTCCGAACCCATAAAGATTGGATCAATATCGTCccattagtttatgcaattttgGCTACAAAATTATCTCCAAAGTGCTGGTAAATAGACTCAAACCCATAACATCAGAAATAATAACACCAGAACAAAGCGCATTTGTTGGCGGGAGGCAAATCCAAGATAACATATTTATTGTtcaagaagtacttcatcagaTTCAAATCAGgagcaggaaaaagaaattccaagctGTTCTCAAATTAGATATGAAGAAGGCCTATGATCGTGGAATGAGATTTTTTAGAGGCATGCCTTTTGAAGACTGGCTTTGATGAAAAATGGGTGGGATGGATAATGAAGTGTGTTTCTACGGTCACATTTAGTGTTAAATTCAATGGAGAACCCCTGCAATTTTTTCAACCCTCAAGAGGACTCAGGCAAGGGGATCTTTTATCTCTTTATCTCTTTATTATTGTGGCTAATGTCTTATCTTTATTGATGAAGCAAGCTGTGGAAAATGGGAGTATCAAAGGAATTAGGCTGAATCGAAATTGCCCTACTCTGTCTCACTTATTATTTGCCGATGATTCGATTTTCTTCTTACATGGCACTATTCTAGAATGTCAAAATCTTGCCATGATCCTCAATCAGTATTGTTTAGCAGCTGGACAGGagattaatttaaataagtCGGGGATCTTTTTCAGCAAGGGCTGTCCTCAAACATTAAAGAATAATATGGCAAGAACATTGAGAGTCCCTATTATTGATAAAACAGGAAAGTATTTGGGTATTCCTTCTGATTGGGGAGCATCCAAAAAACAGATGTTTGCATGGGTTCTTGGGAGAATTAGTGCCAAACTAGAAAGCTGGAAGGAAAAACTGCTATCCAAGGCTGGAAAAGAAGTCCTACTGAAAACGGTGGTTCAAGCTCTACCACAGTATGCAATGTCGGTATTTAAAATCCCGGTCTCTATATGTAAGGCTATTGAACAGAAAATTGCTGCCTTTTGGTGGAAGactaatgaaaagaaagaaggtattCACTGGAAGAGATGGGAGTTATTGAAAACTAGAAAAGATAGAGGTGGAATGGGGTTTAGAGACATTCTCTCCTTTAATAAGGCAATGTTAGGGAAGTAGGCTTGGCAGTTGGGACAGTAGCCCTCTTCTCTCTGGAGTTCATTGTTTAAGGGGCTATATTATCCTCATACAGATTTTTGGCATGCAGTGAAGGGTCTTCGACCTTCATGGGGATGGCGAAGCTTGCTTTTAGGAAGGGATTCAATTGCACCTCAAGTAATGTGGCAGGTTGGAGATGGATCTAGGATTAAAATCCGAGAAGATAAATGGTAGCAATGAGGAATTATTGAGGGCCTAGTAAATGCAAATGAACCATCCTTGGTTTCAGAACTCATTGATAAAGAACAAGGCATATGGAATGAAACGACAATAGCAGCACACTTTGAGGACAGCCTAGTTGAAGAAATTCTAACCATTCCAATCAAGCCTCAAACAGAAACAGATAAGATGGTATGGACTGGAACTCAGGCAGGAAAGTATACAGTCAAAAGTGGGTATAATCACATCAAGGAGGATACAAAGCAATGTTAAACAAATCATGCCACAACGCCGTTTCAGCCTTCCCCCGCACTCTGGAAAGACATTTGGAAGCTACACACTCCATCTAAGGTTAAAAACTTTATGTGGTGCTTATGTCAAAACGCTTTACCGACGAAGGACAATTTGTTCAGAAGGAACATATTACTTGATCCAATATGTCCTCTATGTAATCATGAAAGAGAGACGGTGGAACATCTCTTCTTATTGTGTCCGTGGACAAGACAAATATGAAGCGATCCTGTGATGAACATTAAAATCTCAAGTCAGGGCTTGACAAGAATTGAAGACTGGTTTTGTAGACTCAAAGAAAAGGCGACTCACCCTCCAAACCTGCACTTGGTAGCTGTTATGTTGTGGTCTATATGGAAGGCTCAAAATTAGGCTATTTTTTGGGGTAGAGAACCTGAGGGGTTGGCCATTATAGAATTTGCAAAAGCGACATTGAAAAGTTAACAAATATGGAATCCACGGACGGGTGGTTATCAAGAAGGAGTAGGTGGTGAATATCAGAACAGAGCAGCCCAAACAGAGAAAAATGAGCTAATTAGTGAGTTGCAACAGAGGCATAGAGAGTCCGGTAGAGAGCAACGAGCTGTCAATAACGAACGGGGACTCCGAATAGTTGATGAACAAGCAATCAAAGATGATGAATCGAGAGCAGACTTGCGATTTGAACTCAGCAGCGCACGGAGTGGGCGAAATATATAGCCTGATGTAGAGGAGGCTGCTGGATGTTGCAGCAGAACAGGAATCGGTGCAGGGCCGTCTTTGTTGAGAACCTCAAATGCGCGGTATAATAAGGGAGCTGAGGGCCGAATAGGGAGATCTGTACCCTGGAGACCAACTGCTGTGCTGAGACCTTCAACTCGAGAGGAGGGCGCAAGTGAGGATGACAAATCGGAGAACAGATCAACCAAGTCGCACCTTCGAACGAGCGGCGAGCTAGGACAGGAGCTCCACGAGAGGGACGCCGGTGAAGAAGGAAGTGTGGAACTGAGATCCCGGCGCAATGAACGGAACAATCGCTGCGGTGCTGGTTGGAGGACCCATGAAAATACCAGATCTAAAACTCACGAAATCGAACCACCTCAGCCATGGATTCCACCACACAAAGGAGCCTTGAAGATCAATCTAGATGGAACATACGAACCTGGGATGTTGGGGAACTCCATTGCTTGTGTGTGTAGAGACTCGGGAGGGAGGCTCGTGGAAGGCGTGGCTAAAGAGATCAAAGCTTCCTCTCCACTTATGGCTGAAACCCTAGCTTTATGGGAAGCCATTGACTTTTTCTACTCTAAAAGACACGAAGCTCTTATCTTTGAGTCAGACAGTTCACAACTTGTCCAAGCCATGAACAGATCAGATAAGTTGAGTTGGAAAATTCAACATCTTATCAGTAAATGTAAGGAAAAGCTACGGGCCTTCactaattttcatataatccaCTGCTATAGAGAGGCCAACATGGTTGCAGATTGGGTTGCTAAagcccataaaaaaaatcacttaccTCGGAATTGGGTCTTATCCTCTCCCCAAACTTTGTTAGACCTATTATGTACTAATGCCCTTTTATCGGGCCTCTCATATTTGCGTACTTAATGAAATAGTCATattgttgaccaaaaaaaaaaaatgcatattacAACGTCCATGCAACCCATTGCTACACTATACAAGCCATCTAATCTAAGGGGAGCAAAATGGACCGATCGAATTGGGAATTGCCTAAATCGGATCTTGCCTAGATCGGATCTTAAAAGTGAAATCGATTTTCAGACAATCTAATTCTTGGTTCTAACGAGGAAATGGaccgattattttttatttatttattaaatgtaaACCTCGTAATCTAAAATCCTTCGCACTTGCCTCCTCTTGCTCTCCTATTTCGGTCTTTTTGAATTCGCCCATGATGGTCATGCCTCCTCTTTAGATGAACTCACATTGGGGCACGTTTGACCAAATTATACTTATAATTAGAGTAAGTTTATTGATTAGAATGTATTTTAGATATAAGTGATACATGCAAAATACTCGTTAATGAGGGAAATCCATTTGGGTAACATGGGATTTTGTTTTATACCTTTTCAAAGTTTTCATAGTGAGATGAGAATATGGTGGTTATGTTTTGGAGAGGCTTGTTTATTTCAGGCGTGAAATTTCATTGCAAAATAAAGTGCTTTAAATGATTGGTTTTATGGACCACTCGGGAATCGGATCAGACTAGTCGGTCCAGTTAGATTTGGTTTTAGAGACTTATAGTTTGGTCATCGGTTCAAGAAATTGGGATCAATCACTTCGATCTGATTCCCAATTCTTGGATGGGATCAGACTGGTCTAGGAAACGATCACCTCTAATTTAATTGGTATACAAATATATTCTTTCTTACTTTCATACAGGCTTGAAAAGATGATTTCAAGGTCAAAATTTTCACTTCAATTCTATGATGATCTACATGTGTTATTAAAGtaatacttgtttttttttttccttatccggtggataataatataatatccTATAGAATCATCAAGAGAACTCCTATATGATCACGTCTCTCACATTGATAATTAGTATTTCGGTCAATTTCGTCCCACAGCTATTaataattttgtatttcacTTCCTACGGGGCCACTTGTTGcgatttatttattgatttctatctttctttttggGCCGAAAACATGGCCTCATTGCATCAACAACTAGACGCACAGTTTAAAGAGCATTGCTTTTACACCGGCCCAAAAAAAAACGTttcattaaaaagtaaaattgagatttaaatttttaatttgatgtaGTTTTCAAATGtttataaaaacaagaaaacgtGATTGAATCCCGAACCCACATCATAAGAGTGAAATTTAAGATGGTtcacttaaataaatttttagtgtTATTCGCTAAAAATACGTGATTGTACGTCTTCAAAACAAGTTATTGATTTGATTATATCAAtaacaaaaattgagaaatgcGTTTAATTATGTATATAAGGTTCGAGAATGCGGATAGATTCATTTCCTCTATTAAAATAGGAGGAGTCGTCGGTATTTAAATCAACTCATGAAGGCATCATCCTCATCGGTCTCATTTCCAAACATGGAAGCCCAGACGGTTATTTTAggtatataaataaaaattgagcgACATACAAACAACAATCAGAGTGGCGCAGCGGAAGCGTGGTGGGCCCATAACCCACAGGTCCCAGGATCGAAACCTGGCTCTGATATGAATGAACATCAGAAGTGGCTTCCACAcactccttttcctttttctccttaaaaatttcattttacttatttgtttttctttccccaaaCTGCCGAGTTTGCCCTCGCCTTCCCTCTCCGAATTTACGAAGATGACCCTGGGCCTTCTTCCCCTTCTCGACGCTCCCATTTTGCCGTCTCACCAGAAACGGAGTCAGCTTCGATATCAAGCGGAGCGCGCGCCATAGATAAGCCGCGAAGCTTCCGAAACTTGCGATtccgccctctctctctctctctcgtactTTCTCGCTCGCCCCCTTCAGTCGCTCGGCGATTTTGCTGTGGTTCAGGCCTCTGCGCTTTCCCGGCGGCGCGATTGTCGGCGGTCCGAAATGCCGGAGGAGTTGTGCTCGGAGCGGCCGTTGTTCGGCGGCGCAATCAGCAGCAAATTTCCCAACAGATTCGAGGTCTTTCGTTCTCTCCCAATCTCGCCGCCGCTTccgattatttatttatttatttatttattttgaatgcGGAGTGAAACGGCCTTTGCTGAAATATGTAGGACGTGAGCAACATCAGGCAAGTCCCTGACCACCAGGTTCGGATTTATTCAGTGTATGAAGCGTCTTACGTCTGGGTTTAAGTTCGATGTCGATGAGGTTACCGAGTGATTTTGTGCTGTggaaatgtgttttttttttttattttcgaaggAGGTGTTTGTGGACCCGTCGAGGGATGAGAGCTTGATTTTCGAGCTCTTGGATTTCAAGCATGAAGTGGGAGATAGCGGAAGTGCGGTGTGGTTTCTACAAGACCTTGCCACTGAACAGGATGCGGAACAAGGCACGGTATTAGGCTTCCTGTgcttgatttttggtttttttgccCTCTTTTGCACTCGGTTGATTATATATCAGGCTGCAAGTTATGACTTTTTGTCTGTCTATCTTTTCCCACTGCCACTCGATCACAGTTCTTGGTCTTATATAGATCTTAGCATAAAGTTTCTTGGTATGTTTGAGTTCAACATTATATTCATTCGGTTTTGATTGAATCATAGTTCCATAGTGCGTGTGTGTTAatgttgaaattttgttttcatgGTCGTTTTACTTATCCATATTAATTCAGACCAGTCAGTTGTTATCTTCCATCCATGTTGTGCGAGTGCATTTAGTAGTCATAATGCATACATCCAATGAGAGTGTTCTGGCATCTCCTTAAATTGCACTTTTTCCACCTCAATGTTCATCAGGTGATTGAACAGTCGGGAGTGGTTGAGGCCCCTGGGTTGACTTACAGAAACATACCTGCTGTCGTTACCACCGCAGTTGGACAGATGGTATAGTTTTAGAACTCTATGTTGTTTCTTATAACCCACTTTCTTCGTAGTCACAAGGGCCTAATATGTATTGAATATCACAAGTTTCCCATCGGAACATCTCCTCTCTTCTGCATGGTTTTTGATGATAGGAAATTTGTTGTGGAACTATCTTCTGCGTGAATCGTCAAGTTTTGGAAtcacaaatatttaattatttgctgTAGTATTCGTTTGCTTTTCTTTCAATCATTtatgttttctacttttgtcTATCTTAGgtggcttttccttttgtctaaGAATTGTTTCACCTTGCTTTTGTCCTCTAATTTGTGGAAACCCTACAGGCTATCTCCAAGGGACGGCAAGGAAGGGAAACGCAAAATATAGTGAGGGTCAGTCTCTTATCTCCATTATCCTTTTTAGACGCTGTTTAGGTCTCTTAGAGGGGAGGGTCACATTGATGTGACGATTCTTGTACAGGTCTATTTGGCCAATTTGCGCCTGAAGGAAGTTGGGACAGATGTATTAATTGCTGCATATGAGCCTATATTAATAAAGTAAGTATTAGAAAAGACTGCTATCAGTATGATCATTTTCCtgatatttttttgttgagatGGTGTAGTTAAAAGCA
The nucleotide sequence above comes from Eucalyptus grandis isolate ANBG69807.140 chromosome 2, ASM1654582v1, whole genome shotgun sequence. Encoded proteins:
- the LOC104433619 gene encoding ran guanine nucleotide release factor, producing the protein MPEELCSERPLFGGAISSKFPNRFEDVSNIRQVPDHQEVFVDPSRDESLIFELLDFKHEVGDSGSAVWFLQDLATEQDAEQGTVIEQSGVVEAPGLTYRNIPAVVTTAVGQMAISKGRQGRETQNIVRVYLANLRLKEVGTDVLIAAYEPILINPLSESARTVGAGLTAPASQSGYMPMAEVFKLAASSFKVNDWSLFGPSA